The following are encoded in a window of Methanocaldococcus sp. genomic DNA:
- a CDS encoding 50S ribosomal protein L34e: protein MPAPRYRSRSYRRIYRRTPGGRLVIHYKRRKPNKPRCAICGAELHGVPRGRPVEIRKLPKSQRRPERPYGGYLCPRCLKRLMINKARSL, encoded by the coding sequence ATGCCAGCACCAAGATACAGATCAAGATCATACAGAAGAATATATAGAAGAACACCAGGAGGAAGGTTAGTTATACACTACAAAAGAAGAAAGCCAAATAAACCAAGATGTGCTATATGTGGAGCTGAATTGCACGGAGTTCCAAGAGGGAGACCAGTTGAAATAAGAAAATTACCAAAATCTCAAAGAAGACCTGAAAGACCTTATGGAGGCTACCTATGTCCAAGATGCTTAAAAAGATTAATGATTAACAAAGCGAGAAGTTTATAA
- a CDS encoding 50S ribosomal protein L14e has protein sequence MAAIEIGRVCVKTAGREAGKICVIVDILDKNFVIVDGLVKRRRCNIKHLEPTEKKVDIERGATTEEVRLALDAAGLLKEE, from the coding sequence ATGGCTGCTATTGAAATAGGAAGAGTTTGTGTAAAAACCGCAGGAAGAGAAGCAGGAAAAATCTGTGTCATTGTAGATATTTTAGATAAAAACTTTGTTATTGTAGATGGATTAGTTAAAAGAAGAAGATGCAACATAAAACATTTAGAACCTACTGAGAAGAAAGTTGATATCGAAAGAGGAGCCACAACAGAAGAAGTTAGATTGGCATTAGATGCAGCAGGATTATTAAAAGAGGAGTAA
- the cmk gene encoding (d)CMP kinase — MIITIGGLPGTGTTTIAKLIAEKYNLKHVCAGFIFREMAKEIGMDLQEFSKYAEEHKEVDEEIDRRQVEIAKKGNVVLEGRLAAWMLLKNGIKPDLTIWFKAPLEVRAERISQRESISKEEALKKMLEREKSEKKRYKEIYNIDLDDLSIYDLIIDTSKWDIEGVFNIVSSAIDNLKK, encoded by the coding sequence ATGATAATTACCATTGGGGGGCTACCAGGGACGGGAACAACTACAATTGCTAAATTAATAGCAGAGAAATACAATTTAAAGCATGTATGTGCAGGATTTATATTTAGAGAGATGGCCAAAGAGATAGGTATGGACTTGCAGGAATTCAGTAAGTATGCTGAGGAACATAAAGAAGTTGATGAAGAAATTGATAGAAGACAGGTAGAAATAGCAAAAAAAGGTAATGTAGTGTTAGAAGGTAGATTGGCGGCGTGGATGCTATTAAAGAATGGAATAAAACCAGATTTAACAATATGGTTCAAAGCCCCCCTTGAAGTTAGGGCTGAGAGAATCAGCCAGAGAGAAAGTATAAGTAAAGAAGAGGCACTAAAAAAAATGTTAGAAAGAGAGAAAAGTGAAAAAAAGAGATACAAAGAAATTTATAATATTGACTTAGATGATTTATCTATTTACGATTTGATTATCGATACATCAAAATGGGATATCGAGGGAGTGTTTAATATTGTCTCCTCAGCTATTGATAACTTAAAAAAATAA